The proteins below are encoded in one region of Sphingobium yanoikuyae:
- a CDS encoding SDR family oxidoreductase, protein MNIPANHIVVEPPPFQTAPFPADCFAGQAVVVTGGGSGMGLAMATAFGQGGAKVALLGRTAETLEKGLATLSDLGIVALGVQGDVRNPDAIAAAFDTVERELGPVTLLANNAGGNYPVLAEAMSPGQWRSITRIAIDGTFFVSSEFARRRIAAGRGGAIVNNSAQYVWSGFPGDAHSAAAKAAIVSMTTAHAADWKAHGIRVNCVAAGFFPHERSNASDDAESVARLGAMFPLGRVGRTREFGWVSAFLCSPFASGVTGETLVIDGGDRLRRQLMSPAFVPPRERDSIWGVAP, encoded by the coding sequence GTGAACATCCCTGCAAATCATATCGTGGTGGAACCACCCCCGTTCCAAACCGCGCCCTTTCCGGCCGATTGCTTTGCCGGCCAGGCCGTCGTCGTCACCGGCGGCGGCTCCGGCATGGGCCTCGCTATGGCGACGGCTTTCGGGCAGGGCGGGGCAAAGGTCGCGCTGCTCGGCCGCACCGCCGAAACGCTGGAAAAGGGTCTGGCGACCTTGTCCGATCTCGGCATCGTCGCGCTCGGTGTTCAGGGTGACGTGCGCAACCCGGACGCCATTGCTGCCGCGTTCGACACCGTCGAACGGGAATTGGGGCCAGTGACGTTGCTCGCCAACAACGCCGGCGGCAATTATCCGGTGCTGGCCGAGGCCATGTCGCCAGGCCAGTGGCGATCGATCACCCGCATCGCGATCGACGGCACCTTCTTCGTCTCGTCGGAATTTGCCCGGCGCCGCATTGCGGCGGGCCGCGGCGGCGCGATCGTCAACAATTCGGCGCAATATGTCTGGTCGGGCTTTCCCGGCGACGCCCATTCGGCGGCGGCCAAGGCGGCGATAGTTTCCATGACGACAGCCCATGCCGCCGACTGGAAAGCGCATGGTATTCGCGTCAATTGCGTGGCGGCGGGCTTCTTCCCGCATGAACGCTCCAATGCGTCGGACGATGCGGAATCCGTTGCGCGCCTGGGCGCCATGTTCCCGCTCGGCAGGGTCGGGCGGACGCGCGAATTTGGCTGGGTGTCGGCCTTTCTCTGCTCGCCCTTCGCGTCCGGTGTGACGGGTGAAACGCTGGTGATCGACGGCGGGGACCGTCTGCGTCGTCAGTTGATGAGCCCTGCCTTCGTGCCACCGCGCGAACGCGACTCGATCTGGGGAGTGGCGCCATGA
- a CDS encoding TonB-dependent receptor, with translation MLRLLSKSGAKTTVSHFANKAIDQQVQLRQLTGNRKTDMRSAMREDVTMESCSTFRAKLTRSVSAAAIMTILSAAPALGQDNVAKNSSTLEDIVVTARKVAENLQDIPVAVTVQTGDALRQQSAVQVPDIARLTPGITFTQASSNGSASNITIRGQVQTDVLATLDPSVGVYVDGFYWARAYGLNANLLDIQNAQVLRGPQGTLFGRNTTGGALLIQSNDPNYDGISGMISATYGRFNERDGTAVLNLPIVADKAAMRAAFTVNKRDGFIKNEITGRDLAQRDSYTGRVKLRLDPTDNFQLILSGEFYGMKNYDRPYELLYVAPTSPANIEAALEANPANAALLAVPGGAAQLVGSGSGLFSNYIATYTGTDKTRLNDGDPRVDVKSQTYVITANLDTFWGALKFIGGYRTIKSIAPIDLDGSPYSIVKTTGKQDLQSYSGELQATGTAMNDKIDFAGGIFAFNETGSDESTSIALPALTRVSSGGLLPQTYYIGDITNRSMGMYLQGTFHFTDAFSALGGVRYSVEDKNIVSFNATRNADTDALLRCLIATATPGTCRAESKSGFDGISYTLGLNYQINPDVLVYIKTSKGFRSGGQNLRAAGATTGGAFAPFGPEVAREHEAGFKAEMFNRRVRFNLAAFYNEVKDIQRTTLLVSPDGSSTSTVVSNAGKARFYGGEAEVTARLFEGFTLSGTAALSNAKYLEFADASGDRRDEVFQNVPEWTFSIAGDYERSFGSATMRAHLDYAWQDDTALYAFRTLQTGNALDDSITNAAAKALTRPAGGELNGRLGVSFADDTIELALFGRNILNRRVDIAGLAFGAPLFLAMGKRNDPATYGVTATFKFGGF, from the coding sequence TTTGCAAACAAAGCCATTGACCAACAAGTCCAACTAAGACAACTAACCGGAAACCGCAAAACTGATATGCGGTCAGCTATGAGGGAGGATGTAACAATGGAATCCTGTTCTACATTTCGGGCCAAGCTGACACGATCCGTCTCCGCTGCCGCGATTATGACCATCCTGTCCGCAGCGCCTGCCTTGGGTCAGGACAATGTCGCCAAGAATAGCAGCACGCTGGAGGACATCGTCGTAACAGCGCGTAAAGTAGCGGAAAACTTGCAAGACATCCCCGTAGCCGTCACTGTGCAGACCGGTGATGCGCTGCGACAGCAATCTGCTGTCCAGGTCCCTGACATCGCCCGCCTGACCCCCGGCATCACCTTCACGCAGGCATCGTCCAACGGGTCCGCCTCGAACATCACGATTCGCGGGCAGGTCCAGACGGACGTGCTGGCCACACTCGATCCTTCGGTGGGCGTCTATGTAGACGGTTTTTACTGGGCCCGGGCCTATGGTCTGAACGCCAACCTGCTCGACATCCAGAATGCGCAGGTGTTGCGCGGTCCCCAAGGGACGCTGTTCGGTCGTAACACCACCGGCGGCGCGTTGCTGATCCAGAGCAACGACCCGAATTATGATGGCATTTCCGGTATGATTTCTGCAACCTACGGTCGTTTCAACGAGCGGGACGGCACTGCCGTGCTGAACCTGCCGATCGTTGCCGACAAGGCCGCCATGCGCGCGGCCTTCACGGTCAACAAGCGGGACGGCTTCATCAAGAACGAGATCACCGGTCGCGACCTGGCGCAACGCGACAGCTATACCGGACGCGTGAAGCTGCGGCTGGACCCGACTGATAACTTCCAGCTCATCCTGTCGGGAGAATTCTATGGGATGAAGAATTACGATCGTCCCTATGAGCTTCTGTATGTCGCGCCGACGTCGCCGGCAAACATCGAGGCCGCGCTGGAAGCCAACCCCGCCAACGCAGCCTTGCTGGCAGTACCAGGCGGTGCAGCGCAGCTGGTCGGCAGCGGCAGCGGACTGTTCTCCAACTATATTGCCACCTATACCGGCACGGACAAGACCCGCCTGAACGATGGCGACCCGCGGGTCGACGTTAAGAGCCAGACCTATGTGATAACCGCCAACCTCGATACATTCTGGGGGGCGCTCAAATTCATCGGCGGCTATCGTACCATCAAGTCGATCGCGCCGATCGACCTGGACGGGTCGCCTTATTCCATCGTGAAAACGACCGGCAAGCAGGATCTGCAATCCTATTCTGGCGAGTTGCAGGCCACCGGTACGGCCATGAACGACAAGATAGACTTTGCAGGCGGCATCTTCGCATTCAATGAAACCGGTAGTGACGAATCGACATCGATTGCGCTGCCAGCATTGACTCGCGTGTCGTCCGGCGGACTGCTGCCACAAACCTATTATATCGGCGACATCACCAATCGGTCGATGGGCATGTATTTGCAAGGCACGTTCCATTTCACCGATGCCTTTTCCGCCCTCGGCGGCGTCCGCTATTCGGTCGAGGACAAGAATATCGTTTCGTTCAATGCGACGCGGAATGCCGATACCGACGCCTTGCTGCGCTGTCTGATCGCCACGGCCACCCCTGGCACTTGCCGTGCGGAATCCAAGTCCGGCTTCGACGGGATATCCTATACGCTCGGCCTGAACTATCAGATCAATCCGGATGTCCTGGTCTATATCAAGACGAGCAAGGGTTTCCGTTCCGGCGGCCAGAATCTGCGTGCTGCCGGCGCGACGACGGGCGGCGCCTTCGCGCCGTTCGGGCCGGAAGTGGCGCGGGAGCATGAAGCCGGTTTCAAGGCGGAGATGTTCAACCGTAGGGTTCGCTTCAACCTGGCCGCCTTCTACAATGAGGTGAAGGACATCCAGCGCACGACCTTGCTGGTCAGCCCCGACGGCAGTTCGACCTCCACCGTGGTAAGCAATGCCGGCAAGGCGCGCTTCTACGGTGGCGAAGCGGAGGTGACCGCCCGACTGTTCGAGGGCTTCACCCTGTCGGGTACCGCGGCCCTCTCCAATGCGAAATATCTGGAATTCGCGGACGCCAGCGGCGACCGGCGGGACGAGGTGTTCCAGAATGTCCCCGAATGGACCTTCAGCATCGCGGGCGATTATGAAAGGTCGTTCGGGTCCGCCACGATGCGCGCGCATCTCGACTATGCGTGGCAGGACGACACCGCGCTCTATGCCTTCCGCACGCTCCAGACCGGCAATGCCCTCGACGACAGCATCACCAACGCAGCCGCCAAGGCGCTGACACGTCCGGCCGGTGGCGAACTGAACGGTCGCCTCGGCGTGTCCTTCGCCGACGACACGATCGAACTTGCGCTGTTCGGCCGCAACATCCTCAATCGCCGGGTGGATATTGCGGGCCTCGCCTTTGGCGCGCCCCTGTTCCTGGCGATGGGCAAGCGCAACGATCCGGCTACCTATGGCGTCACTGCGACGTTCAAGTTCGGCGGCTTCTGA
- a CDS encoding SDR family oxidoreductase produces the protein MVAGTGAAVDSVAKALAALGARVTHIRNPSADAAAIAAAFVEADARQGRPVNLLVHAGAPLGNEAAETVSVEGWRHGFSADIDGRFLHAAEFARRRIAAHERGAILFLMPSPRICSGRAAQLSAHGALDNLVKSLAVEWGRDGIRTNAIASAVVDDFAAASSAAQASLGNLAGYILSDHGAYITGMVMGIDELPV, from the coding sequence ATGGTCGCGGGGACCGGCGCCGCCGTCGACAGCGTGGCAAAGGCGCTGGCTGCACTCGGCGCGCGCGTCACCCACATCAGGAATCCATCTGCTGATGCTGCCGCCATCGCCGCGGCCTTTGTCGAAGCCGACGCGCGGCAGGGGCGGCCCGTCAACCTGCTCGTCCATGCCGGAGCACCGCTTGGCAACGAAGCCGCCGAAACCGTTTCGGTTGAAGGCTGGCGACACGGGTTCTCGGCCGATATCGACGGCCGCTTCCTGCACGCGGCGGAATTTGCCCGCCGCCGCATCGCCGCGCATGAGCGGGGCGCTATCCTGTTCCTGATGCCGTCACCGCGGATTTGTAGCGGCCGCGCGGCACAATTGAGCGCCCATGGAGCGCTCGACAATCTGGTCAAGTCGCTGGCGGTCGAATGGGGCCGGGACGGTATCAGGACCAACGCAATCGCCAGTGCTGTGGTTGATGATTTCGCCGCGGCATCCAGCGCGGCGCAAGCGTCGCTCGGCAATCTGGCTGGCTATATCCTCAGCGACCATGGCGCCTACATTACCGGCATGGTCATGGGAATCGACGAACTACCGGTCTGA
- a CDS encoding MFS transporter, which yields MKNGSTAAVIGALWVAEITGSFETAMIYAAQRALTDDLGDPVRVGWLITSYLLIGAGAAALAGRLGDIFGRRRLMLAMLAVGFVGSLVSTFSANYPMLLAGRCLQGLTGAILPLCVGLVRENLPPRKVPMGIGLMISGASAGTACGLVIGGMIVDHFSWHGVFFASALFAATAFAAIYLALPRSPRIIIEGRLDWVGGILFVPAIFALLLAITSGPRWGLADWRTGAATVSGLTLLVLWIWTSLRTARPLFDVRLFANSQVFIANAVTALVAMSTLQITLVFSLLLQAPTWTQIGLGATATLAGLAKLPSNIGSLAAGPLSGWMTSRGGGRTTMITGGLLTTAGWLLAMFFNDSILVVTMILILISFGATMQFAVGPTILAGAVPPDRTSEAAGMMTVMRQAFLGVGAQMVSVLLATSTVATPGGGASYPTTGAFFLAMGVIVALCITATLLAFALPRNAGVAAD from the coding sequence ATGAAAAACGGATCGACGGCAGCGGTCATTGGCGCGCTGTGGGTTGCGGAGATCACCGGATCGTTCGAAACCGCCATGATCTATGCCGCACAACGCGCGCTGACCGACGACCTTGGCGATCCGGTGCGAGTCGGCTGGCTCATCACCTCCTACCTGCTGATCGGCGCCGGGGCCGCCGCGCTGGCGGGGCGTTTGGGAGATATTTTCGGGCGGCGCCGCCTGATGCTGGCGATGCTGGCTGTAGGGTTCGTCGGCTCCCTCGTCAGCACTTTTTCAGCCAACTATCCAATGCTCCTCGCCGGGCGATGCCTCCAGGGGCTTACCGGCGCCATCCTCCCGCTCTGCGTGGGGCTGGTGCGCGAAAATCTGCCGCCGAGGAAAGTACCGATGGGCATCGGCCTGATGATTTCCGGCGCATCTGCGGGAACGGCCTGCGGGCTGGTGATAGGCGGCATGATCGTCGATCATTTCTCCTGGCATGGGGTCTTCTTCGCCAGTGCGTTGTTCGCCGCCACCGCTTTTGCAGCCATCTACCTGGCGCTGCCAAGATCGCCGCGCATCATCATCGAGGGACGTCTGGACTGGGTCGGGGGGATATTGTTCGTCCCTGCCATCTTCGCCCTGCTGCTCGCGATAACAAGCGGTCCCAGATGGGGACTGGCCGACTGGCGCACAGGCGCGGCGACAGTGTCGGGCCTGACCTTGCTGGTGCTGTGGATATGGACAAGCCTGCGGACGGCCAGGCCCCTGTTCGACGTACGCCTCTTTGCCAACTCCCAGGTGTTCATTGCCAACGCTGTGACGGCGCTGGTGGCGATGAGTACGCTCCAGATCACGCTAGTCTTCTCGCTGCTGTTGCAGGCGCCGACCTGGACCCAGATCGGGCTTGGCGCGACGGCAACACTGGCTGGCTTGGCGAAGCTGCCGTCCAATATTGGTTCGCTGGCGGCCGGGCCGCTGAGCGGCTGGATGACGTCACGGGGCGGCGGTCGCACAACGATGATAACAGGAGGCTTGCTGACCACCGCGGGGTGGCTGCTCGCCATGTTCTTCAATGACAGCATCCTGGTCGTCACGATGATCCTGATCCTGATATCCTTCGGTGCGACGATGCAGTTCGCCGTCGGCCCGACCATATTGGCGGGCGCGGTGCCGCCGGACCGCACGAGCGAGGCGGCGGGCATGATGACGGTCATGCGGCAAGCCTTTCTGGGCGTCGGCGCGCAGATGGTTTCGGTGCTACTGGCGACCAGCACCGTTGCCACGCCCGGCGGCGGAGCGAGCTACCCCACCACGGGCGCCTTTTTCCTGGCAATGGGCGTGATCGTGGCGCTGTGCATCACGGCCACGCTGCTGGCCTTTGCTTTGCCGCGCAATGCCGGGGTCGCAGCGGATTGA